The window TGATCGTGTTTGTCCGGCGTTTGATAAGCGAGCGCTTGAGCCTGGTCTGTGCGCCCGGTGCCGATCGCGTCGAAGCCGGCGAAACTCACCGGCCCTTGGCGGCCCTCGGCGGCATACCCGGTGATCGGCGTTGGGATGCCGGGCGTGTAGAGCGGCGGGATGTCGATGCAGCCGTTGCAGTTCAAGTTGTTGAAGTAGTTCGAAAGTTGTGTGAAGAACGGCCGCAGTTCGGCGAACGAACGCTGGAATTCGGTCGGAGAGATCGACTGCTGATCGGCTTCGACGTTTGAGAAATCCGGATGCAGGGTCGCGACGAGCGACGCGGTGCGCGTGATCGGGATCGCGATATCGGCGCCGCTGCGGATGCCGTTTCCGCCGCCGTTGGCCGAGGCGACCGCTCCGAGCGAATAGAGTGCCACTCGCGATTTCGGCCACTCGCCTTGCACGACGCCCTCATGCATGCCGTTCAAGTATCCGGCATACACCACATCGTTCGTTCCTCCCATGTTCTTGTCGTACGCCCAACAGTACACTTCACCGGTGCGTTGGACGAGTCGGGAGAACTGAACGCGCCAAGTCTTGCGTTGTGCGCCGCGCAAGACGTTGAGCGGAATGCGCATCGTCACGACATATTGGCCAGGACTTACTTTGCCGACAGCCGTCCACGTGGGAGCATACGATGAGTTCTCAGTGGACGATTGGTAGCGAGTGCCGATAGGCGATGCGCCAAACCGGTATGCAAAGCCGCTTCCGCCATCGGGCCACAGCCGGACGGCCACTTCGTCGTCTGAATTCTCGCCGACGTCGTTTGTGTGCTGAGTGGCGACGATGTCGGATTGCTGCTTTGCCACGAATGCGACGTACAGATTCTTGTCATCGACCATGAAGTACGCATCTGTGTGCTGCTGCGCGGGGCGCTGGAATTGGATGTCGTGCTCGAGCGTCACGTGGGCGGCTTTCGCCCAAGCCGGATCGTTGAGCGTACCGTCAAGCGCCGGCGGCGTGGCCGGATCCGGCGCGTTTATCTGGTACGTGGGGCTGTCAGCGAGCGCGTTTGCGCTAGATGTCAGCGCAACAAATGCTGCAGTCGAAAGGGCGAGCACGGCGAAACGGCAATTCATCTCTTAAATCCTTAGTTGCAAGCGCCTAAAAAATCGGCACATCATGCCTCTGAATACTATGGAATTAGTTTTAAGGTTTCACCGTTCCTGCCGGGGAGCCAATCCATCTGGGCGAACGACTGTACTAATGAGTCGAGCATTTGTCAAGGAACGTGACGGCGATTCAGGAGACGACGAGCTTCCCGAAGCGCGCGTCACCGGGCCTAATTTCGTGACCCCGAACGGACTCGCCGATTTGCAGGCGAGATTGGCGGCGGCGCAGACCCAACTCGACGCGCTGCGCGCCGACGCGGGCAAGACCAGCGCAAAATCAACGCTCGCGCGAGCGCGCGCCGACGTGACGCGCTTGCAGCGTC of the Candidatus Eremiobacteraceae bacterium genome contains:
- a CDS encoding DUF5916 domain-containing protein, with product MNCRFAVLALSTAAFVALTSSANALADSPTYQINAPDPATPPALDGTLNDPAWAKAAHVTLEHDIQFQRPAQQHTDAYFMVDDKNLYVAFVAKQQSDIVATQHTNDVGENSDDEVAVRLWPDGGSGFAYRFGASPIGTRYQSSTENSSYAPTWTAVGKVSPGQYVVTMRIPLNVLRGAQRKTWRVQFSRLVQRTGEVYCWAYDKNMGGTNDVVYAGYLNGMHEGVVQGEWPKSRVALYSLGAVASANGGGNGIRSGADIAIPITRTASLVATLHPDFSNVEADQQSISPTEFQRSFAELRPFFTQLSNYFNNLNCNGCIDIPPLYTPGIPTPITGYAAEGRQGPVSFAGFDAIGTGRTDQAQALAYQTPDKHDQIFYQRVGVAMPGFSDISSFTNAIVGNYHNFNIDGSIGGDSGTFVRDSSQAQYRELDVNDYSQFSGVFLGLLKVGPQYAPFDGFTAHNGIAGYNLSTYKQWNFSPQSGVTLLNLNPFWDVYHDQNGIVNQGDSNFYMQLKTRTLFRLVATTGHSYLMNPEGASADFNQNGVALAYRGDTSTPITASYNIGRFGNGYLRTWARSDTIAIGSRGTFTLEADDTRWTSDASRLSHQWLERASVAYQLGPESSFSIGMRRIMGSGPPDGFSFLN